One genomic segment of Desulfuromonadales bacterium includes these proteins:
- a CDS encoding putative manganese-dependent inorganic diphosphatase, whose product MSKPIIYVVGHKNPDTDSICSAIAYARLRSRQGQENVQPARAGNINRQTEFVLDELDVPLPTLLVDVYPRVRDVVASQVITIDREAPLARAMELFHQHSIRLLPVIDGNREPMGLLVLKRVAERFLIPSREQDLRKLLASPASIRDCLRAKALHLVAAEAVEELDLYVGAMASATFRRIMAGLDPRRIVLITGDRENIQRKAVEAGVRVLIVTGSLPVTDEILALARQNGVSILSTPFDTANSAWLTRLATPVHCLLKDGFETVGLPDRLDDLRLKLLHSRDPGVIVLDAAGKVAAVATKSTLLAPSAVKLILVDHNELSQAVAGADKVEILEVIDHHRLGNFHTDHPIRFINQPLGSTCTLVATLYRQAGIEPDPSTAGLMLAGLLSDTVILKSPTATSIDREMAGWLAERARLDYQEFGRRIFAAGSTLAAYPSIRDLILGDFKEYSVGERNFGVGQVEVVSFHEFQSMKERIAASLEELRAERRLDVAGLLVTDIVQETSLLLVLGLRELPYLIGYPQIEENLFELRGVLSRKKQLVPHLLKVLKG is encoded by the coding sequence ATGAGCAAACCCATCATTTATGTCGTTGGCCACAAAAACCCCGACACCGATTCGATCTGCAGTGCCATTGCCTATGCGCGGTTGCGCAGCCGGCAGGGGCAGGAAAATGTCCAGCCGGCGCGGGCCGGCAACATCAACCGGCAGACGGAGTTCGTCCTCGACGAGCTTGACGTACCCCTGCCGACCCTGCTGGTGGACGTCTATCCCCGAGTCCGCGACGTCGTCGCCAGCCAGGTCATCACCATCGACCGGGAGGCGCCACTGGCTCGGGCCATGGAACTTTTCCACCAGCACAGCATCCGTCTGCTGCCGGTGATCGACGGCAATCGCGAACCGATGGGACTGCTGGTTCTCAAGCGGGTGGCCGAGCGCTTCCTGATTCCGAGCCGGGAGCAGGATCTGCGCAAGCTGCTCGCCTCCCCCGCCTCGATCCGCGACTGCCTCAGGGCGAAGGCGCTGCATCTGGTGGCGGCGGAGGCAGTGGAGGAACTCGATCTCTATGTCGGGGCGATGGCTTCGGCCACCTTCCGCCGGATCATGGCAGGACTCGACCCGCGCCGGATCGTCCTGATTACCGGCGACCGGGAAAACATTCAGCGCAAGGCGGTGGAAGCCGGCGTGCGGGTGCTGATCGTCACCGGCAGTCTGCCGGTGACGGACGAGATACTCGCTCTGGCCCGGCAGAACGGCGTGAGCATCCTCTCGACCCCCTTCGACACGGCCAACAGTGCCTGGCTGACCCGTCTGGCCACCCCCGTGCATTGCCTGCTCAAGGATGGCTTCGAGACGGTCGGCCTGCCGGATCGCCTCGACGACCTCCGCCTCAAGCTGCTCCACAGCCGGGACCCCGGGGTGATCGTGCTGGATGCCGCCGGCAAGGTGGCGGCGGTGGCGACCAAGAGCACCCTGCTCGCGCCCTCGGCGGTGAAGCTGATTCTGGTCGACCACAACGAACTTTCCCAGGCGGTCGCTGGCGCCGACAAGGTGGAGATCCTCGAGGTCATCGACCATCACCGGCTGGGGAATTTTCACACCGACCATCCCATCCGTTTTATCAACCAGCCGCTGGGCAGCACCTGCACCCTGGTCGCCACCCTCTACCGCCAGGCCGGCATCGAGCCGGACCCGAGCACGGCCGGGCTGATGCTCGCCGGCCTGCTCTCCGATACGGTTATTCTCAAGTCGCCGACCGCTACCTCCATCGACCGGGAGATGGCCGGGTGGCTCGCCGAGCGTGCCCGGCTCGATTACCAGGAGTTCGGCCGCCGCATTTTTGCCGCCGGCAGTACGCTGGCCGCCTACCCGAGTATCCGTGACCTGATTCTCGGCGATTTCAAGGAATATTCCGTTGGCGAGCGCAACTTCGGCGTGGGGCAGGTAGAGGTGGTGAGTTTTCACGAGTTCCAATCCATGAAGGAGCGCATCGCCGCCAGCCTGGAGGAACTCAGGGCGGAACGTCGTCTCGACGTGGCCGGGCTGCTGGTCACCGACATCGTCCAGGAGACGAGCCTGCTGCTGGTCCTGGGGCTAAGGGAACTTCCCTATCTGATCGGCTACCCCCAAATCGAGGAAAATCTTTTCGAACTCAGGGGGGTACTTTCCCGGAAAAAACAGCTGGTTCCTCACCTGCTGAAGGTGCTCAAGGGGTGA
- a CDS encoding DUF3108 domain-containing protein, with the protein MRKRSILFFCSTLLCLAASPLRGDELRPDYPVLQERPLPLSALVGESLVYDISFLWFERLAEGRLALAAGERPGTYRAVLEARTLGVAAWLTGDRMQRYVSLMEVGPDGRLQSLSFESRIIKGKENERSDTTRLYTFDHDRHQVRFQRARNDRFYKDEWLPMSGEAPPNDILTAFYNFRTGHFGPLRPGSRHAVPTFSRTGKEEIRIEMLTDEQRPDDPFFPRHGLLGRAILDEEILDTGGGAVYVWFDDLGRPQRGIVENVIGIGSVRGKLRE; encoded by the coding sequence GTGAGAAAACGGTCCATTCTTTTTTTCTGCAGCACTCTGCTTTGCCTGGCGGCGTCGCCGTTGCGCGGCGACGAACTTCGCCCCGACTATCCGGTGCTGCAGGAGCGTCCCCTGCCGCTGTCGGCCCTGGTCGGGGAATCGCTGGTTTACGATATCTCCTTTCTCTGGTTCGAGCGGCTGGCCGAGGGGCGTCTTGCCCTTGCCGCCGGCGAACGGCCCGGCACCTACCGGGCGGTTCTCGAGGCGAGAACCCTCGGGGTGGCCGCCTGGCTCACCGGTGACCGCATGCAGCGCTACGTTTCCCTCATGGAGGTCGGCCCGGACGGCCGACTGCAGTCGCTTTCCTTCGAATCCCGCATCATCAAGGGGAAGGAGAATGAGCGCAGCGACACGACCCGTCTCTATACCTTCGACCATGACCGGCACCAGGTGCGCTTCCAGCGAGCCCGCAACGACAGATTTTACAAGGATGAATGGCTGCCGATGTCCGGCGAGGCGCCGCCGAACGACATCCTGACTGCCTTCTACAACTTCCGGACCGGTCATTTCGGCCCGCTCAGGCCCGGCAGCCGCCATGCCGTCCCGACCTTCAGCCGCACCGGGAAAGAAGAAATCCGGATCGAAATGTTGACCGACGAGCAGCGGCCGGACGACCCTTTTTTCCCCCGTCATGGCCTGCTCGGCCGGGCGATCCTCGATGAGGAAATTCTGGATACCGGAGGCGGCGCGGTCTACGTCTGGTTCGACGACCTCGGCCGACCGCAGCGGGGGATCGTGGAAAATGTCATCGGCATCGGCAGCGTGCGCGGCAAGCTGCGCGAATAG
- a CDS encoding metalloregulator ArsR/SmtB family transcription factor — MEKMEFDKMQSYDREAEILKVLGHPVRLKIVAGLISQTCNVKKIWECLGLPQATVSQHLALLKNKGIIEGRREGVEVFYHVVSAEARQIVGALFGTGRC, encoded by the coding sequence ATGGAAAAAATGGAATTCGACAAGATGCAGAGCTACGATCGCGAGGCGGAAATCCTCAAGGTCCTCGGCCACCCCGTACGCCTGAAGATTGTCGCCGGGCTCATTTCCCAGACCTGCAACGTAAAGAAGATATGGGAATGTCTTGGTCTTCCCCAGGCGACCGTCTCCCAGCACCTGGCTCTGCTGAAGAACAAAGGGATCATCGAAGGGCGGCGCGAAGGGGTCGAGGTCTTCTATCATGTGGTTTCGGCGGAGGCCCGGCAGATCGTCGGCGCCCTTTTCGGAACGGGCCGGTGCTGA
- a CDS encoding class I SAM-dependent rRNA methyltransferase: MPRLILRPGHDRRLRAGHPWVFSNEIDHIDGIPSGGDAVLVFNSRGDCLGTAYYNPHSLIAARLLSRQPEEIDAVDFFRERLTAALDYRRRLYGELNAVRLVHGEGDGLPGLVVDRYGEVLSVQFLTLGMERRREQILLALRELFAPAAIVARNDVGVRELEGLPQQVELLYGELPPQVLIDEHGLRLRVDVTGGQKTGHFLDQKENHLALRGRVEGERVLDLFCYSGSWSVHAASFGAREVTGVDISAGALSLAAENARLNELQSACSFVRADVFDLLRDWGRTGERFGTVILDPPAFVKSKKKLPEAIRGYLTINRRAMELVAPGGYLFTCSCSHHLQREIFLDLLRQAAAQAGRNARLLELRGQAFDHPVLLACPETDYLKCAILQLS; encoded by the coding sequence ATGCCTCGACTCATACTGCGCCCGGGCCATGACCGCCGTCTCCGGGCGGGGCATCCCTGGGTCTTCAGTAACGAAATCGACCACATCGACGGCATCCCTAGTGGCGGGGATGCCGTCCTGGTTTTCAACTCCCGCGGTGATTGTCTCGGTACCGCGTATTATAACCCGCACTCGCTGATCGCCGCCCGCCTGCTCTCCCGCCAACCGGAAGAAATCGACGCTGTCGATTTCTTCCGGGAGCGGCTCACTGCCGCCCTCGACTATCGCCGCCGGCTCTACGGGGAACTGAACGCCGTGCGCCTGGTGCACGGAGAGGGGGATGGCCTGCCCGGCCTGGTGGTCGACCGCTACGGCGAGGTACTCTCGGTTCAGTTCCTCACCCTGGGGATGGAGAGGCGGCGAGAGCAGATCCTGCTGGCGCTGCGGGAACTGTTCGCGCCCGCCGCCATCGTCGCCCGCAACGACGTTGGAGTACGGGAGTTGGAGGGGCTGCCGCAGCAGGTGGAACTGCTCTACGGGGAGTTGCCGCCACAGGTGCTTATTGACGAGCACGGTCTGCGCCTCCGGGTCGATGTCACCGGCGGCCAGAAGACGGGGCACTTCCTCGATCAGAAGGAGAACCACCTGGCCCTGCGTGGCCGGGTGGAGGGCGAGCGGGTCCTCGACCTTTTCTGCTACTCGGGAAGCTGGTCGGTGCATGCTGCCAGCTTCGGCGCCCGCGAAGTCACCGGCGTCGATATCTCCGCCGGGGCGCTCAGCCTGGCGGCCGAGAATGCCAGACTCAACGAGCTGCAGTCGGCCTGTTCCTTTGTCCGGGCCGATGTCTTCGACCTGCTGCGCGACTGGGGACGCACGGGGGAGCGTTTCGGCACGGTGATTCTCGACCCGCCCGCCTTCGTCAAGAGCAAGAAGAAGCTCCCCGAGGCGATCCGCGGCTACCTCACCATCAACCGTCGGGCGATGGAACTGGTCGCCCCCGGGGGCTATCTTTTCACCTGCTCCTGCTCGCACCACCTGCAGCGGGAAATCTTTCTCGACCTGCTGCGCCAGGCTGCCGCCCAGGCCGGCCGCAACGCCCGCCTGCTGGAATTGCGCGGCCAGGCCTTCGATCATCCCGTCCTGCTCGCCTGTCCCGAAACCGACTACCTCAAGTGCGCCATCCTGCAGCTTTCCTGA
- a CDS encoding 4-oxalocrotonate tautomerase family protein, with amino-acid sequence MPVVTIKTVEGISQEEKSLVIARITDVMREVLGKNPETTHVIIEEVPAENWGLRGKTVANIRAGK; translated from the coding sequence ATGCCTGTAGTGACTATCAAAACCGTCGAAGGGATCAGCCAGGAAGAGAAGAGTCTGGTCATCGCTAGGATCACCGATGTCATGCGGGAGGTGCTGGGAAAAAATCCCGAGACCACCCACGTCATCATTGAGGAAGTTCCGGCGGAGAACTGGGGGCTGCGCGGCAAGACCGTGGCCAACATCCGGGCCGGCAAGTGA
- a CDS encoding methyltransferase domain-containing protein has protein sequence MAGISLLSRQPIDIRQVRRNFSCHAVDYDLYARVQKRVAARLLHLVLPHIQTGTMALEVGTGTGELARRLLRLCPDASLVVSDLAHGMTRHAAETLGGLPAVDADAQALPFRGDRFDLVLSASVFQWLNDLPAALAETARVLRPDGLLAFAMYGERTLWELREAHRLAVHEAGGEHLSHAHTFPGEAEVERALASVGLQPLQLFAEDEVEQHPDVAALLRSLKKIGAQNASAERPAGLASRRVMHRLSTLYAERFGRDALGIPATYHVIYGLARKS, from the coding sequence ATGGCGGGAATTTCTCTCTTGAGCCGGCAGCCGATCGACATCCGGCAGGTGCGCCGCAACTTCTCCTGTCACGCCGTGGACTATGACCTTTACGCACGGGTGCAGAAACGGGTGGCAGCGCGTCTGCTGCATCTCGTGCTGCCGCATATCCAGACCGGGACGATGGCGCTGGAGGTGGGGACGGGAACGGGGGAACTGGCACGCCGCCTGCTCCGACTCTGTCCGGACGCCTCCCTGGTGGTTTCCGACCTCGCTCACGGCATGACCCGGCATGCGGCCGAAACTCTCGGCGGGCTGCCGGCGGTGGATGCCGACGCCCAGGCCCTGCCGTTTCGCGGCGACCGCTTCGATCTGGTCCTTTCCGCCAGTGTCTTCCAGTGGCTCAACGACCTGCCGGCGGCCCTGGCCGAGACCGCCCGGGTGCTGCGCCCCGACGGTCTGCTCGCCTTCGCCATGTACGGCGAGCGCACCCTCTGGGAGCTGCGGGAGGCGCATCGATTGGCCGTGCACGAAGCAGGCGGCGAGCATCTCTCCCACGCCCACACCTTTCCCGGCGAAGCCGAGGTGGAGCGGGCCCTGGCCTCCGTCGGGCTGCAGCCGCTGCAGCTGTTCGCCGAAGATGAGGTGGAGCAGCACCCGGACGTGGCCGCCCTGCTGCGCTCCCTGAAAAAGATCGGCGCCCAGAACGCCAGCGCCGAACGCCCGGCGGGCCTCGCCTCCCGGCGCGTGATGCACCGCTTGAGCACCCTCTATGCCGAGCGCTTCGGCCGCGATGCGCTCGGGATCCCCGCTACCTACCACGTCATCTATGGACTGGCCCGCAAGTCCTGA
- a CDS encoding alpha/beta fold hydrolase yields MKKLTLADGRQIAWREAGSGPAVVLLHGWSMSSAVFAEVIEDLAGDYRVLAPDLRGHGDSDPGTGYGLADFAADLAEWIHTLDLREVSLIGWSLGGQVALELCPALRERLRRLILVGTTPRFTAAADWTAGLPDLQIRAMARDLKRNYLKTMGDFFALQFASEELPRECYRRIADFAVRGGRLPEPEVALAALETLRLGDLRSGLGAIEPPVLVQHGELDRITLPGAADYLAERLPAAKLELLPGLGHAPFLSQPQEVCRRWREFLS; encoded by the coding sequence ATGAAGAAACTGACCCTGGCCGACGGCCGGCAGATCGCCTGGCGGGAGGCCGGCAGCGGGCCCGCCGTGGTCCTGCTGCACGGCTGGTCGATGTCGTCGGCGGTCTTTGCCGAGGTTATCGAAGATTTGGCCGGCGACTACCGGGTGCTGGCCCCCGACTTGCGCGGTCACGGTGATTCCGATCCGGGAACGGGCTACGGCCTGGCCGACTTCGCCGCCGACCTGGCCGAATGGATTCATACCCTCGACCTGCGCGAGGTCTCCCTGATCGGCTGGTCGCTGGGCGGGCAGGTGGCGCTCGAGCTCTGTCCGGCACTCCGTGAGCGGCTGCGCCGGCTCATCCTGGTCGGCACCACCCCCCGCTTCACGGCCGCCGCGGACTGGACGGCGGGGCTCCCCGATCTCCAGATACGGGCGATGGCCCGGGACCTCAAGCGCAACTACCTCAAGACCATGGGCGACTTCTTCGCCCTGCAGTTCGCCAGCGAAGAACTGCCCCGCGAGTGCTACCGGCGCATCGCCGATTTCGCCGTGCGCGGCGGCCGTCTGCCCGAGCCAGAAGTGGCCCTGGCCGCTCTGGAGACGCTGCGGCTTGGGGACCTGCGCAGCGGACTGGGTGCCATCGAGCCCCCCGTCCTGGTGCAGCACGGAGAGCTCGACCGTATCACCCTGCCCGGCGCCGCCGACTATCTGGCGGAGCGTCTGCCGGCGGCCAAGCTGGAGCTGCTGCCGGGCCTCGGCCATGCCCCTTTTCTCAGCCAGCCGCAGGAGGTCTGCCGCCGATGGCGGGAATTTCTCTCTTGA
- the bioF gene encoding 8-amino-7-oxononanoate synthase: protein MEKWRQQLAQLDTAGMRRSLRTLDGLQGPHALHAGREVLLLCSNNYLGLAGHPALIEAAREATVRYGAGTGGSRLISGSMPPHACLEERLAAFKGTGAALLFNSGYAANTGILQGLFGEDDVIFSDELNHASIIDGCRLCRARTLVYPHADATALEALLAAEAPRRRGRWLIVTDGVFSMDGDMAPLPELVRLKERYDALLMVDDAHGTGVLGAGGRGTGEHFGCLDRIDLHMGTLGKALGCAGAYLAADRVVVDTLINRSRSFIFSTSLPPAVPASALAAVDLVESPEGAGLRQALAANRELFAGRLQQGGVDLLGSVTQIVPVLTGEPGPTMAAAERLLAGGVLLQGIRPPTVPPGRCRLRATVMAVHRPEELTAAADLILQAVGDAA from the coding sequence ATGGAAAAGTGGCGGCAACAACTGGCGCAGCTCGACACTGCGGGGATGCGCCGCAGCCTGCGCACTCTCGACGGTCTGCAGGGGCCGCACGCCCTGCACGCCGGGCGGGAGGTGCTGCTGCTCTGCTCCAACAACTATCTTGGCCTGGCCGGCCATCCCGCCCTGATCGAGGCGGCCCGCGAGGCGACCGTCCGCTACGGCGCCGGCACCGGCGGCAGCCGGCTGATCTCCGGCTCGATGCCGCCGCATGCCTGCCTCGAGGAGCGCCTGGCCGCCTTCAAGGGGACCGGCGCCGCCCTCCTCTTCAACAGCGGTTACGCGGCCAACACCGGCATTCTCCAGGGTCTTTTCGGCGAGGACGACGTGATCTTCTCCGACGAACTCAATCACGCTTCGATCATCGACGGCTGTCGCCTCTGCCGGGCGCGCACCCTCGTCTATCCGCACGCCGATGCCACCGCTCTCGAGGCACTTCTGGCGGCCGAGGCGCCGCGCCGCCGCGGCCGCTGGCTGATCGTCACCGACGGGGTCTTCAGCATGGACGGCGATATGGCGCCGCTGCCCGAACTGGTCCGGCTGAAAGAGCGATACGACGCCCTGCTGATGGTCGACGACGCCCACGGCACCGGCGTGCTCGGCGCCGGCGGGCGGGGAACGGGGGAGCATTTCGGCTGCCTCGACAGGATCGACCTGCACATGGGGACCCTCGGCAAGGCCCTGGGCTGCGCCGGCGCCTACCTGGCCGCCGACCGGGTCGTCGTCGACACGCTGATCAACCGCTCGCGCTCCTTCATCTTCTCCACCAGCCTGCCGCCGGCGGTACCGGCCTCGGCCCTCGCCGCCGTCGACCTAGTCGAAAGCCCGGAAGGGGCGGGGCTGCGGCAGGCTCTGGCAGCCAACCGCGAGCTCTTCGCCGGCCGCCTGCAGCAGGGCGGGGTCGACCTGCTCGGCAGCGTCACCCAGATCGTGCCGGTGCTGACCGGCGAGCCCGGTCCGACCATGGCCGCGGCCGAGCGACTGCTGGCCGGCGGGGTGCTGCTGCAGGGGATTCGGCCGCCAACGGTGCCGCCGGGGCGCTGCCGGCTGCGGGCGACGGTGATGGCCGTCCACCGCCCGGAGGAGCTGACGGCGGCGGCCGATCTGATCCTGCAGGCGGTGGGGGACGCAGCATGA
- a CDS encoding 6-carboxyhexanoate--CoA ligase: MTPELFSIRMHASRGGIHLSGAERLAPASELERLAAELLRRALEHPRGVADDIRLSVEAIPPAVLRRGRLPDLRTVTVTDWRQGRQAALHFLAGAGVDADAARLAMTALAEGSAPGGCSMRGAMLVDAASGQRLEPDRARGVRASRMDLAPAAEGELRRGLAALGLDNPHVREALVLAAKVLSAPGIVAELCWSDDPAYTAGYVAAPALGYVRFPHLKPLGEERGGRAFFVRREGLDLAALIEHLERSVLLVDSIGALHGAAPWKG, translated from the coding sequence ATGACCCCGGAACTCTTCAGTATCCGCATGCACGCCTCCCGCGGCGGCATCCACCTCTCCGGCGCCGAACGCCTGGCGCCGGCGAGCGAACTGGAACGTCTGGCCGCCGAACTGTTGCGCCGCGCTCTGGAACATCCGCGCGGTGTCGCCGATGACATCCGGCTGAGCGTCGAGGCGATCCCGCCGGCAGTTCTGCGCCGGGGCCGGCTGCCCGACCTGCGCACGGTGACGGTGACCGACTGGCGGCAGGGGCGACAGGCGGCGCTGCATTTTCTCGCCGGGGCCGGCGTCGATGCGGATGCCGCTCGCCTGGCCATGACGGCGCTGGCGGAGGGCTCGGCGCCCGGCGGCTGCAGCATGCGCGGAGCGATGCTGGTCGATGCGGCCAGCGGCCAGCGCCTGGAGCCGGACCGGGCACGCGGTGTGCGGGCGAGCCGCATGGACCTGGCGCCGGCTGCCGAAGGGGAGCTTCGCCGGGGACTGGCCGCGCTGGGGCTGGACAACCCCCATGTGCGCGAAGCGCTGGTGCTCGCCGCCAAGGTGCTCTCGGCTCCCGGCATCGTCGCCGAGCTCTGCTGGTCCGACGATCCCGCCTACACCGCCGGTTATGTCGCCGCCCCGGCCCTCGGCTACGTCCGTTTCCCTCACCTCAAGCCGCTGGGGGAGGAGCGGGGAGGGCGGGCCTTCTTCGTCCGCCGCGAAGGTCTCGACCTGGCGGCACTCATCGAACACCTCGAGCGCTCCGTGCTGCTCGTCGATAGCATCGGGGCGCTGCACGGCGCCGCTCCCTGGAAGGGATAG
- the lhgO gene encoding L-2-hydroxyglutarate oxidase: protein MADGKRYDVAVIGGGIVGAATAMALLEATPGLSLVLLEKEARLAAHQTGHNSGVIHSGLYYRPGSLKAQNCTAGREALYAFCAEHAVPHERCGKVVVATREQELPQLTELEQRGRQNGLAGLRRLDAAQLREFEPQVAGLAGLHVPQTGIVDYVAVTEAYAGVVRRRGGEIRTSSRVVSIRRAADGFRLGTSRDAVLSRFIVNCAGLQSDRIARLAGSDPQVRIVPFRGEYYELAEARRNLVRDLIYPVPDPAFPFLGVHFTRMIDGRVEAGPNAVLAFKREGYHRLSFSLFDTLETFGYGGFWRLAGRYWLTGLQEYYRSFSKNAFVRDLQRLIPALREEDVVRGGAGVRAQAVDAAGKLLDDFRIVEGEGMIHVLNAPSPAATASIAIGKVVAGKARESFGLG, encoded by the coding sequence ATGGCCGACGGCAAGCGGTATGACGTCGCCGTGATCGGCGGCGGCATCGTTGGCGCCGCCACCGCCATGGCCCTTCTCGAAGCCACTCCCGGCCTGTCGCTGGTGCTTCTGGAGAAAGAGGCGCGATTGGCGGCGCACCAGACCGGCCACAACAGCGGCGTCATCCACTCCGGACTCTACTACCGTCCCGGTTCGCTCAAGGCGCAGAATTGCACCGCCGGCCGGGAAGCGCTCTATGCTTTCTGCGCCGAGCACGCCGTGCCGCATGAGCGGTGCGGCAAGGTGGTGGTCGCTACCCGTGAGCAAGAACTGCCGCAGTTGACAGAACTGGAGCAGCGGGGGCGGCAAAACGGATTGGCGGGGCTGCGTCGCCTCGATGCCGCGCAACTGCGGGAATTCGAACCGCAGGTGGCGGGGCTCGCCGGCTTGCACGTGCCGCAGACCGGCATCGTCGATTACGTGGCGGTGACCGAAGCCTATGCCGGAGTCGTCCGCCGCCGGGGCGGCGAAATCCGCACTTCGAGCCGGGTGGTGAGCATCCGTCGGGCAGCGGACGGTTTCCGGCTCGGGACCTCCCGCGATGCGGTGCTGAGCCGCTTTATCGTCAACTGCGCCGGCCTGCAGAGCGACCGGATCGCCCGGCTTGCCGGCAGCGACCCGCAAGTCAGGATCGTCCCCTTCCGCGGCGAGTACTACGAACTGGCCGAAGCGCGCCGCAATCTGGTGCGCGACCTCATCTACCCCGTCCCCGATCCGGCCTTTCCCTTCCTCGGCGTCCACTTCACCCGGATGATCGACGGCAGGGTGGAGGCCGGCCCCAACGCCGTGCTGGCGTTCAAGCGCGAAGGCTACCACCGGCTCAGCTTTTCCCTGTTCGACACCCTGGAGACCTTCGGCTACGGCGGGTTCTGGCGGCTGGCCGGCCGCTACTGGCTGACCGGTCTGCAGGAATACTACCGCTCGTTCAGCAAGAACGCCTTCGTCCGGGACCTGCAGCGCCTGATCCCGGCCCTGCGGGAAGAGGATGTGGTGCGCGGCGGGGCGGGGGTGCGGGCGCAGGCGGTCGACGCGGCGGGGAAGCTGCTCGACGACTTCCGCATCGTCGAGGGAGAGGGGATGATCCACGTGCTCAACGCCCCTTCGCCGGCGGCCACGGCATCGATTGCCATCGGCAAGGTGGTCGCCGGGAAGGCGCGGGAGAGCTTCGGGCTGGGGTGA
- a CDS encoding MerR family transcriptional regulator has product MAMIKTWYTPEDAAAAFGVKKALILTWVDEGLVRCEREAGKVARVNIDDVKLEAEALVREH; this is encoded by the coding sequence ATGGCCATGATTAAAACCTGGTATACCCCGGAGGACGCCGCAGCCGCATTTGGCGTGAAGAAGGCGCTGATCCTGACCTGGGTGGATGAAGGGCTGGTCCGCTGCGAAAGGGAAGCGGGAAAGGTGGCCCGGGTCAACATCGACGACGTGAAACTTGAGGCCGAGGCACTGGTGCGGGAGCACTGA
- a CDS encoding DUF3047 domain-containing protein, whose product MPWRGGFKIFLLLAGLTVAVAAGAAERSVLIDDFEDNLRPEWEVKEFKGRTVYLVAHDNDGSHVLKAESRDAASGLIFKMEYSLRDYPFLAWRWKVANILDKGDETKKEGDDYPARVYVVFPHWFFPKTKSINYIWANKLPRGKHVPNPFTGNAVMVAVQSGRKNVGRWISERRNVYEDYRLLFGEEPPRVGAIAIMTDTDNTGGSATAWYDDIRIER is encoded by the coding sequence ATGCCTTGGCGAGGGGGGTTCAAGATATTTCTGCTGCTTGCTGGTCTGACCGTCGCCGTCGCTGCCGGAGCTGCAGAACGCAGCGTGCTCATCGACGACTTCGAAGATAACTTGCGGCCAGAGTGGGAGGTGAAGGAGTTCAAGGGGCGGACGGTCTATCTCGTGGCCCACGACAATGACGGCAGCCACGTGCTCAAGGCGGAGAGCCGCGACGCGGCGTCGGGCCTCATCTTCAAGATGGAATATTCGCTTCGGGATTACCCCTTCCTCGCCTGGCGCTGGAAGGTGGCCAACATCCTCGACAAGGGGGACGAAACGAAGAAGGAAGGGGACGACTATCCGGCTCGGGTCTATGTCGTCTTCCCCCACTGGTTCTTTCCGAAGACGAAAAGCATCAACTACATCTGGGCCAACAAGCTCCCCAGGGGGAAGCATGTCCCCAACCCCTTTACCGGCAACGCGGTCATGGTTGCAGTGCAGAGCGGCAGGAAAAATGTCGGCCGCTGGATCAGCGAACGCCGCAACGTCTACGAGGACTACCGGCTGCTTTTCGGCGAAGAACCGCCGAGGGTCGGCGCTATCGCCATCATGACCGATACCGACAACACGGGCGGGTCGGCTACGGCCTGGTACGACGATATCCGTATCGAACGCTAA